A stretch of the Bradyrhizobium arachidis genome encodes the following:
- a CDS encoding ATP-dependent helicase — protein MIRMTEPSKITNHSVPDHHPAAGGIAARARASVGPKYLTGLNPEQREAVESLDGPVLVLAGAGTGKTRVLTTRIAHILSQGRARPGEILSVTFTNKAAREMKHRLGQMLGQAVEGMPWLGTFHSIGGRILRTHAELAQLKSNFTVLDVDDQVRLLKQLLQAENIDDKRWPARMLAGLIDGWKNRGLSPTQVPSGEAAMFANGKGGKLYTSYQERLKILNAADFGDLLLENIRIFREHPDILRQYQQRFKYILVDEYQDTNVAQYLWLRLLSQAPSPKAVIPGRLEEPNPESGDESTARDSTLRDSAMGFDAAHRPGMTEHAAMTVGANAPTKNICCVGDDDQSIYGWRGAEVDNILRFEHDFPGAKVIRLERNYRSTGHILAAASHLIAHNEGRLGKTLRTEDEDGEKVTVTGAWDSEEEARAIGEEIEQIQRMGDKLNEVAILVRASYQMREFEDRFVTLGLPYRVIGGPRFYERAEIRDALAYLRVINSPADDLAFERIVNVPKRGLGDATVQMLHDHARKRRIPLFEAARAVVETDELKPKARGSLREVVTQFDRWRAQREVTAHTDLAQIVLDESGYTEMWQKDRSADAAGRLENLKELVRSMEEFENLQGFLEHIALVMDRDGGSEEDAVSLMTLHSAKGLEFDNVFLPGWEEGLFPSQRTLDEQGRAGLEEERRLAHVGLTRARRRAKLYFATNRRIHGTWSTTIPSRFLDELPAANVEITESKGGSAWGGTGGYGASRFDDMEAFGSSYTTPGWQRAQANRNRGQGGGGGRGSFAEEASSFSSSPDFGGSFGSRRRGPMTIEGELVAKSTGTTSEFALGDRVFHQKFGYGRVVKIDGNKLTIAFDKAGEKKVVDSFVQRA, from the coding sequence ATGATTCGCATGACCGAGCCGAGCAAGATCACCAACCACAGCGTACCCGACCACCATCCCGCGGCCGGCGGCATCGCCGCGCGTGCCCGCGCCTCGGTGGGCCCGAAATATCTCACCGGCCTCAATCCCGAGCAGCGCGAGGCGGTCGAGTCGCTGGACGGACCGGTGCTGGTGCTGGCGGGCGCGGGCACCGGCAAGACGCGCGTGCTGACGACGCGCATCGCGCACATTTTGAGCCAGGGCCGCGCGCGCCCCGGCGAGATCCTGTCGGTGACCTTCACCAACAAAGCCGCGCGCGAGATGAAGCACCGCCTCGGCCAGATGCTGGGACAGGCGGTTGAAGGCATGCCGTGGCTCGGCACCTTCCACTCCATCGGCGGCCGCATCCTGCGCACCCATGCCGAGCTCGCGCAGCTCAAATCCAACTTCACCGTGCTCGACGTCGACGATCAGGTCCGGCTGCTGAAGCAGCTCTTGCAGGCCGAAAATATCGACGACAAGCGCTGGCCCGCGCGCATGCTCGCCGGCCTGATCGACGGCTGGAAGAACCGCGGGCTGAGCCCAACGCAGGTGCCCTCGGGCGAAGCCGCAATGTTCGCCAACGGCAAGGGCGGCAAGCTCTATACGAGTTACCAGGAACGGCTGAAGATCCTGAACGCCGCCGATTTCGGCGATCTGCTGCTGGAAAACATCCGGATCTTCCGCGAGCATCCGGACATTCTCCGGCAGTATCAGCAGCGCTTCAAATACATTTTGGTCGACGAATATCAGGACACCAACGTCGCGCAGTATCTGTGGCTGCGGCTGTTGTCGCAGGCGCCTTCACCCAAGGCCGTCATTCCGGGGCGGCTCGAAGAGCCGAACCCGGAATCTGGAGATGAGTCCACAGCTCGAGATTCCACATTGCGCGATAGCGCAATGGGGTTCGATGCTGCGCATCGCCCCGGAATGACGGAGCACGCGGCAATGACGGTTGGCGCAAACGCTCCCACCAAAAACATCTGCTGCGTCGGCGATGACGACCAGTCGATCTATGGCTGGCGCGGTGCGGAGGTCGACAACATCCTGCGCTTCGAGCACGACTTTCCCGGCGCAAAAGTCATTCGCCTGGAGCGCAACTACCGTTCGACCGGTCACATCCTCGCCGCCGCCTCGCATCTGATCGCGCATAATGAAGGCCGGCTGGGCAAGACGCTGCGCACCGAAGACGAGGACGGCGAGAAGGTCACCGTCACCGGCGCGTGGGACTCGGAAGAAGAGGCGCGCGCGATCGGTGAGGAGATCGAGCAGATCCAGCGCATGGGCGACAAGCTCAACGAGGTCGCCATCCTGGTGCGCGCGTCCTACCAGATGCGCGAGTTCGAAGACCGCTTTGTCACCCTCGGCCTGCCCTATCGCGTGATCGGCGGCCCGCGCTTCTACGAGCGGGCGGAAATCCGCGACGCGCTGGCCTATTTGCGCGTCATCAACTCGCCGGCCGACGACCTCGCCTTCGAGCGCATCGTCAACGTGCCCAAGCGCGGCCTGGGCGACGCCACCGTGCAGATGCTGCACGACCACGCTCGCAAGCGCCGCATCCCGCTGTTCGAGGCGGCGCGCGCCGTGGTCGAGACCGACGAGTTGAAGCCGAAGGCGCGCGGGTCTTTGCGCGAAGTCGTGACGCAATTCGACCGCTGGCGTGCCCAGCGCGAGGTCACCGCGCATACCGACCTCGCCCAGATCGTGCTGGACGAGAGCGGCTATACCGAGATGTGGCAGAAGGACCGCTCGGCGGATGCCGCCGGCCGGCTCGAAAACCTGAAAGAGCTCGTTCGCTCCATGGAGGAGTTCGAGAACCTGCAAGGTTTCCTCGAGCACATCGCGCTGGTGATGGACCGCGACGGCGGCTCCGAAGAGGACGCCGTCTCGCTGATGACACTGCATTCGGCAAAAGGGCTCGAATTCGACAACGTGTTCCTGCCGGGCTGGGAGGAAGGCCTGTTTCCGAGCCAGCGCACCCTGGACGAACAGGGTCGCGCGGGGCTGGAGGAAGAGCGCCGGCTCGCCCATGTCGGCCTGACCCGCGCCCGGCGGCGTGCAAAGCTCTATTTTGCGACCAACCGCCGCATCCATGGCACCTGGTCGACCACGATCCCGTCGCGCTTCCTCGACGAGCTGCCGGCGGCCAATGTCGAGATCACCGAATCCAAGGGCGGCTCGGCCTGGGGCGGCACCGGCGGCTACGGAGCCTCGCGCTTCGACGACATGGAGGCCTTCGGCTCCAGCTATACGACGCCGGGCTGGCAGCGGGCGCAGGCGAATCGCAACCGCGGCCAAGGTGGTGGCGGCGGGCGCGGCAGCTTTGCGGAAGAGGCCTCGTCGTTCTCATCCTCGCCCGACTTCGGCGGCAGCTTCGGCTCGCGCCGCCGCGGGCCGATGACGATCGAGGGCGAACTGGTCGCCAAATCGACCGGCACGACCTCGGAATTTGCGCTGGGTGACCGCGTGTTCCACCAAAAATTCGGCTATGGCCGCGTGGTCAAGATCGACGGCAACAAGCTCACCATCGCCTTCGACAAGGCCGGCGAGAAGAAGGTCGTGGACAGCTTTGTGCAGAGGGCGTGA
- a CDS encoding DUF1328 domain-containing protein, protein MLGWVVTFLVIALIAGILGFGGIAGASIEIAKIIFFIAVVLFLVAAVVGLARGRTRI, encoded by the coding sequence ATGCTAGGCTGGGTTGTGACGTTTCTGGTGATCGCGCTGATCGCCGGTATTTTGGGTTTTGGCGGGATCGCCGGCGCGTCCATCGAAATCGCCAAGATCATCTTCTTCATCGCGGTCGTGCTGTTCCTGGTGGCGGCCGTGGTCGGACTCGCGCGCGGCCGCACTAGAATTTAG
- a CDS encoding thioesterase family protein, whose protein sequence is MTETAADSSIKPEPFHASIMQIEPQWIDYNGHLNMAYYNVMFDRAIDQLWLKLGIGPTYMKERGGSTFTAECHVRYLREIHLGDPVQVSVWLLEADEKRLHTFQELRHASEGWISATSENMSLHIDMNSRKVAPFPSDIRERIGAVVKAHGAVPRPEGIGRNIAMPSKR, encoded by the coding sequence ATGACGGAGACAGCCGCCGATTCCTCGATCAAGCCCGAGCCGTTCCACGCGTCGATCATGCAGATCGAGCCGCAATGGATCGACTACAACGGCCATCTCAACATGGCCTATTACAACGTGATGTTCGACCGGGCGATCGACCAGCTCTGGCTCAAGCTCGGGATCGGGCCGACCTATATGAAGGAGCGGGGCGGATCGACCTTCACGGCCGAATGCCATGTGCGATATCTGCGCGAGATCCATCTCGGCGATCCCGTGCAGGTGTCGGTCTGGCTGCTGGAAGCCGACGAGAAGCGGCTGCACACCTTCCAGGAGTTGCGGCATGCCAGCGAGGGCTGGATCTCCGCCACCTCCGAGAACATGTCGCTCCACATCGACATGAACTCGCGCAAGGTCGCGCCCTTCCCGTCAGACATTCGCGAGCGCATCGGAGCCGTTGTCAAAGCCCATGGCGCCGTGCCGCGACCCGAGGGCATCGGCCGAAACATCGCGATGCCCTCGAAGCGATAA
- a CDS encoding FAD-binding oxidoreductase, giving the protein MATTITNNPQRPAPKALASALEQLTARFGNRLITSQAVREQHGHTTTWLANQPPDGVVMAQETKDIQDVVRICAKNGVPVIAFGTGTSLEGQVNAPAGGICIDLRDMNKVLAVHAEDLDCVIEPGVTRKALNEHLRDQGLFFPIDPGADASLGGMASTRASGTNAVRYGTIRESVLALKVVRGDGEIITTGTRAKKSSAGYDLTHLFIGAEGTLGIISELTIRLRGIPETIAAGAVSFETVHGACQAVILAIQTGIPVARIELLNAAQVRACNSYSKLTLPETPLLLLEFHGSEIEVAEQSKAFAEIAKDCGGGDFSWTTKPEDRTKLWQARHDAYWSVKAMRPGDSIGVVATDVCVPISRLADCVTETEEDLKRLNLLSPIVGHVGDGNFHCSLLCDVNDPGEMARGEEFMHRLVERAQSMDGTCTGEHGIGQGKQKYLKAELGPEALDAMRALKKALDPQNILNPGKIVPEA; this is encoded by the coding sequence GTGGCTACGACAATCACCAATAATCCGCAGCGGCCGGCGCCGAAAGCCCTCGCAAGCGCGCTTGAGCAACTCACCGCACGCTTCGGCAACCGCCTCATCACCTCGCAGGCCGTGCGCGAGCAGCACGGCCACACCACGACCTGGCTCGCCAATCAGCCGCCGGACGGGGTGGTCATGGCGCAGGAGACCAAGGACATCCAGGATGTGGTGCGGATCTGCGCCAAGAACGGCGTGCCGGTGATCGCGTTCGGCACCGGAACCTCGCTCGAGGGTCAGGTCAACGCGCCGGCGGGCGGCATCTGCATCGACCTGCGCGACATGAACAAAGTGCTCGCGGTGCATGCCGAGGATCTCGACTGCGTGATCGAGCCCGGTGTCACCCGCAAGGCGCTCAACGAGCATCTGCGCGACCAGGGCCTGTTCTTCCCGATCGATCCCGGTGCCGACGCCTCACTCGGCGGCATGGCCTCGACGCGCGCCTCGGGCACCAATGCGGTGCGCTACGGCACGATCCGCGAGAGCGTGCTCGCCTTGAAGGTCGTGCGCGGCGACGGCGAGATCATCACGACCGGCACGCGCGCGAAGAAATCGTCGGCCGGCTACGACCTGACGCATCTCTTCATCGGTGCCGAGGGCACGCTCGGCATCATCTCGGAGCTCACGATCCGCCTGCGTGGCATTCCCGAGACCATCGCCGCCGGCGCCGTTTCCTTCGAAACGGTGCACGGTGCCTGCCAGGCCGTGATCCTGGCGATCCAGACCGGCATTCCCGTCGCGCGCATCGAGCTGCTCAATGCGGCCCAGGTGCGCGCCTGCAACTCCTATTCGAAGCTGACCTTGCCGGAGACGCCGCTGCTGCTGCTCGAGTTCCACGGCAGCGAGATCGAGGTGGCCGAGCAGTCCAAAGCATTCGCTGAGATCGCCAAGGATTGCGGCGGCGGCGACTTTTCGTGGACCACCAAGCCGGAAGATCGCACCAAACTGTGGCAGGCGCGGCACGACGCCTATTGGTCGGTGAAGGCGATGCGGCCCGGCGACAGCATCGGCGTGGTTGCAACCGACGTCTGCGTGCCGATCTCGCGGCTCGCCGACTGCGTCACCGAGACCGAGGAAGATCTGAAGCGGCTCAACCTGCTGTCGCCGATCGTCGGCCATGTCGGCGACGGTAATTTTCACTGCTCGCTTCTGTGCGACGTCAACGATCCCGGCGAAATGGCGCGCGGCGAGGAATTTATGCATCGCCTCGTCGAACGTGCCCAGTCGATGGACGGTACCTGCACCGGCGAGCACGGCATCGGCCAGGGCAAGCAAAAATATCTCAAGGCCGAGCTCGGCCCGGAGGCGCTCGATGCGATGCGGGCGCTGAAGAAGGCGCTTGATCCCCAGAACATCCTCAACCCCGGCAAGATCGTACCGGAGGCGTAG
- a CDS encoding Spy/CpxP family protein refolding chaperone, producing the protein MLRPVIGIVAMALACVLAGGALAKGGHGGGHGGGHGGGHGGGRHGGGHHGGGHHGGGHRGGGHGFGHAHFGGGHHGGPRFVAGARRGGPNFGQIRNAAVRPANFRNAFNAHAFRNGRLISNPAARAQIVAAAALVGWHGTSSGWWQHPGGSYGWVGPLFWPFAYNDLYDYTIWGDGLGFWGYGYPDIYAGIFGPYGYDGLSTYLPQRPQGRRQARGVPLDQLCGSDRREIAGLPIDQIASAVQPTEAQGASLDQLGNASLQAADIIRTSCPTQVAATAPGRLAAMQQRVEALINAVNLVQPALERFYGSLSDEQKARFNALAEDQRRAVAGNSNASLVQGCGAQSAVPAWPGSEIEARLHPNDTQRAALSVLQDTSAKANDALKAACQPSDVMTPPARMAAVRARLGVMLDGVKSVRAALDDFYATLNDEQKAQFEAIGPRRTS; encoded by the coding sequence ATGTTGCGACCGGTCATTGGAATTGTTGCGATGGCGCTGGCCTGTGTGCTTGCGGGTGGCGCGCTCGCCAAGGGCGGCCATGGGGGTGGTCATGGGGGTGGTCATGGTGGCGGCCACGGCGGTGGTCGTCATGGAGGCGGACATCACGGCGGTGGGCACCATGGCGGCGGCCACCGCGGTGGGGGCCATGGTTTCGGCCACGCGCATTTCGGTGGCGGCCATCATGGCGGGCCGCGATTCGTCGCCGGTGCACGGCGCGGTGGCCCAAACTTCGGCCAGATCCGCAACGCTGCGGTGCGCCCCGCCAACTTTCGCAACGCGTTCAACGCGCACGCCTTCCGCAACGGCCGCCTGATCAGCAATCCTGCGGCGCGCGCCCAGATCGTGGCTGCCGCCGCCCTGGTCGGCTGGCATGGCACAAGCAGCGGATGGTGGCAGCATCCCGGCGGCTCTTACGGTTGGGTCGGACCGTTGTTCTGGCCCTTCGCCTATAACGACCTCTACGACTACACGATCTGGGGCGATGGCCTCGGCTTCTGGGGCTACGGCTATCCGGACATCTATGCCGGCATTTTCGGTCCCTACGGCTATGACGGTCTCTCCACCTATCTGCCGCAGCGTCCGCAAGGGCGGCGGCAGGCGCGGGGCGTTCCGCTCGATCAGCTCTGCGGCAGCGACCGCCGCGAGATCGCCGGTCTGCCGATCGACCAGATCGCGTCCGCGGTGCAGCCGACCGAGGCGCAAGGCGCCAGCCTCGACCAACTCGGCAATGCGTCGCTGCAGGCGGCCGACATCATCCGCACATCCTGTCCAACGCAAGTCGCGGCGACGGCGCCGGGCCGGCTCGCCGCCATGCAGCAGCGTGTCGAGGCCTTGATCAATGCCGTGAATCTCGTCCAGCCGGCGCTGGAGAGATTCTACGGTTCGCTCAGCGACGAACAGAAGGCGCGCTTCAACGCGCTCGCCGAGGATCAGCGGCGGGCGGTCGCCGGCAATTCCAACGCCTCGCTCGTCCAGGGTTGTGGCGCGCAATCCGCAGTGCCGGCGTGGCCGGGCAGCGAGATCGAAGCGAGACTTCACCCCAACGACACGCAACGCGCCGCGCTCAGCGTGCTCCAGGACACGAGTGCGAAGGCCAATGATGCGCTCAAGGCGGCTTGCCAGCCCAGCGACGTGATGACGCCGCCGGCGCGCATGGCCGCTGTCCGCGCGCGGCTTGGTGTGATGCTTGATGGCGTCAAGTCGGTGCGCGCCGCCCTTGACGATTTCTATGCCACGCTCAACGACGAGCAGAAGGCGCAGTTCGAGGCGATCGGGCCGCGGCGAACGTCGTGA
- a CDS encoding SulP family inorganic anion transporter translates to MAHDAAARSWPLFRSLAAYRFSLLPGDLIAGLTLAAIAIPEQMATARLGGFAPQIGFFAFMAGSLGFAMLGSNRFLSCGADSTITPIFAGGLAAAAAAGSPEYQSLAIALALMVGAMLLLSGAFRLGGIANLLSVPVMVGFLAGISVHIIVSQMPGVLGLASPSGPMLDRIGVLATELGRTNPYTLCIGFGVLAVVVISEMISAKIPGALIGLVAATLAVIAAGLEAKGVKVVGAVPGTLPRLTLPDLAPEQWVRLVPLAFVITVVVMVQTAATTRSFPSDPDKPADVDRDFLGAGAGSVLAGLIGAFPVNASPPRTGIVAETGGQSQLSGLAAAVIVLALLAFGTGLLQHVPDAALGGILLFVALRIVRVKQIATIYRQSPSEFLLILATAALIIVLPIQQGAFLGIVLSLLHGIWSTTRAKLIEFDRVPGTTIWWPAHPHIAGERIPGVAVVGLQAPLSFLNAPGFRNDVANALKAASPKLLVLEASGMVEIDFTAAQVLLDVFKMCAEQGVTIAVARLESVRAQNAFDRFGLHDVLPKDRVFHSVDEAVRALAKAR, encoded by the coding sequence ATGGCGCATGACGCTGCCGCGCGATCCTGGCCGCTTTTCCGTTCGCTGGCCGCGTATCGCTTCAGCCTGTTGCCCGGCGACCTCATCGCCGGCCTGACGCTCGCTGCGATCGCCATCCCCGAGCAGATGGCTACCGCCCGGCTCGGCGGCTTCGCGCCACAGATCGGCTTCTTCGCCTTCATGGCGGGCTCGCTCGGCTTCGCCATGCTCGGCAGCAACCGCTTCCTGTCCTGCGGCGCCGACTCCACGATCACCCCGATCTTTGCCGGCGGACTGGCGGCTGCCGCCGCCGCGGGATCGCCCGAATATCAGTCGCTCGCGATCGCGCTTGCACTGATGGTCGGCGCGATGCTGCTGCTCAGCGGCGCCTTCCGCCTCGGCGGCATCGCCAATCTCCTGTCGGTGCCTGTCATGGTCGGCTTCCTCGCCGGCATCTCGGTCCACATCATCGTGTCGCAAATGCCCGGTGTGCTCGGGCTGGCCTCACCGAGCGGACCGATGCTCGATCGTATCGGCGTGCTCGCGACCGAGCTCGGCCGGACCAATCCGTACACACTCTGCATCGGTTTTGGCGTGCTGGCCGTGGTTGTCATCTCCGAGATGATCAGCGCCAAAATTCCCGGCGCGCTGATCGGCCTGGTCGCTGCGACGCTTGCGGTCATCGCCGCGGGCCTCGAAGCCAAGGGCGTGAAGGTTGTCGGCGCCGTGCCCGGCACGCTGCCGCGACTGACCCTGCCCGATCTTGCACCCGAGCAATGGGTGCGCCTGGTGCCGCTGGCCTTCGTCATCACCGTCGTCGTCATGGTGCAGACGGCCGCGACGACGCGTTCCTTCCCGTCCGATCCCGATAAACCCGCCGACGTCGACCGCGACTTTCTCGGCGCCGGCGCCGGCAGCGTGCTGGCCGGCCTGATCGGCGCGTTTCCGGTCAACGCCAGCCCGCCGCGCACCGGCATCGTCGCCGAGACGGGCGGGCAGTCGCAACTTTCGGGGCTTGCTGCTGCTGTCATCGTGCTGGCGCTGCTCGCATTCGGCACGGGGCTGCTGCAACACGTCCCCGATGCGGCGCTCGGCGGCATTTTGCTGTTCGTCGCGCTCAGGATCGTCCGCGTCAAGCAGATCGCCACGATCTATCGCCAATCCCCGAGCGAATTCCTGCTGATCCTGGCAACGGCCGCCCTCATCATCGTGCTGCCGATTCAGCAGGGCGCGTTCCTCGGCATCGTGCTGTCGCTGCTGCACGGCATCTGGAGCACGACGCGCGCAAAGCTCATCGAATTCGACCGCGTGCCGGGCACCACGATCTGGTGGCCGGCGCATCCGCACATCGCGGGCGAGCGCATCCCGGGTGTCGCCGTGGTTGGGCTCCAGGCGCCGCTGTCGTTCCTCAACGCCCCCGGCTTCCGCAACGACGTCGCCAACGCGCTCAAGGCCGCGTCACCAAAACTTTTGGTGCTGGAAGCGAGCGGTATGGTCGAGATCGATTTCACGGCCGCGCAGGTGCTGCTGGACGTCTTCAAGATGTGCGCCGAGCAAGGCGTGACCATTGCGGTCGCGCGGCTGGAATCGGTGCGCGCGCAAAACGCATTTGACCGCTTCGGACTGCACGACGTGCTGCCGAAGGATCGCGTCTTTCACAGTGTGGATGAGGCCGTCCGCGCGCTCGCTAAAGCGCGATGA
- a CDS encoding caspase family protein, translating to MRRPVLCNLFLASSLLALTQLFTPDAHAEARLALVIGQSAYRAVPELPNAANDAEGITELLGSAGFNVTTAPNLAQNEMRQAISDFASKVSAAGADTVALVFYAGHGLQIDGENYLVPVDLDPKRETDIPVQGVRLNDLLNTLGALPTRSRIFMLDACRNNPFPALSGAGHGLAIVDTKAGAPGTFISYSTSPGAEAEDGSGVDSPYTTAVLSVAKQPNLPIEEVFKRIRVAVAQSTDGRQIPWESSSLTADFRFFGDSGGQQPAGASSFALASGTRSVDDWRKELRGREPKAAYDLVIADDTIPAYQAYVELFARASQAPRVRSMLERRRMMQAWSEANAVNTRASFEAFLASYGNSDLAITARRMLLRVQNRSIAAAVAAPINVAMAPTCPCSSPSTPASPVNPKVLPINKRVDDTPPKRKVVDTPKRKPTEQVVVDRRPPPQESGPPPGAIMQGIGIGVGIGLGMGMGGGGRGGDMGHGDYRR from the coding sequence ATGCGCCGTCCAGTCCTTTGCAATTTGTTCCTTGCGTCCAGCCTGCTCGCTCTCACGCAACTCTTCACACCAGATGCCCATGCCGAAGCGCGCCTCGCGCTCGTGATCGGACAATCAGCCTATCGCGCGGTCCCTGAATTGCCCAACGCCGCCAACGACGCCGAGGGCATAACGGAGCTGCTCGGCAGCGCCGGCTTCAACGTCACGACGGCACCGAACCTTGCGCAGAACGAGATGCGCCAGGCGATCTCCGATTTTGCCAGCAAGGTCAGCGCCGCCGGTGCCGACACGGTGGCGCTGGTGTTTTATGCCGGCCACGGCTTGCAGATCGACGGCGAGAACTATCTCGTGCCGGTCGATCTCGATCCGAAGCGCGAAACCGACATTCCCGTGCAGGGCGTGCGGCTGAACGACCTCCTCAACACGCTCGGCGCGCTGCCGACACGGTCGCGCATCTTCATGCTCGATGCCTGCCGCAACAATCCGTTCCCGGCGCTGAGCGGCGCCGGCCACGGGCTTGCGATCGTCGACACCAAGGCCGGCGCGCCCGGCACCTTCATCTCCTACTCGACCTCGCCCGGCGCGGAGGCCGAAGACGGCTCTGGCGTCGACAGCCCCTACACCACGGCGGTGCTGTCCGTCGCCAAGCAGCCGAATCTGCCGATCGAAGAGGTGTTCAAGCGCATCCGCGTCGCCGTCGCGCAATCGACCGACGGACGGCAGATTCCCTGGGAGAGCTCGTCGCTGACGGCGGACTTCCGCTTCTTCGGCGATTCCGGCGGCCAGCAACCGGCCGGCGCATCGTCATTCGCGCTCGCCAGCGGCACGCGCAGCGTCGATGACTGGCGCAAGGAACTGCGTGGCCGCGAGCCCAAGGCCGCCTATGATCTCGTGATCGCCGACGACACCATCCCGGCCTATCAGGCCTATGTCGAGCTGTTCGCGCGGGCAAGCCAAGCCCCGCGCGTGCGCTCGATGCTGGAGCGCCGGCGCATGATGCAGGCCTGGAGCGAAGCCAATGCGGTCAACACCCGCGCCTCGTTCGAGGCGTTTTTGGCAAGCTACGGCAATAGCGATCTCGCAATCACCGCGCGCCGGATGCTGCTCCGCGTGCAGAACCGCAGCATCGCGGCCGCGGTCGCGGCGCCGATCAATGTGGCTATGGCACCGACCTGCCCGTGCTCGAGCCCGTCGACGCCGGCGAGCCCGGTCAACCCAAAAGTGCTGCCGATCAACAAGCGCGTGGACGACACGCCGCCGAAGCGGAAGGTGGTCGACACGCCCAAGCGCAAGCCGACCGAGCAGGTCGTGGTCGATCGCCGCCCGCCGCCACAGGAGAGCGGTCCCCCGCCCGGCGCCATCATGCAAGGCATCGGCATCGGCGTGGGTATCGGCCTCGGCATGGGAATGGGCGGCGGCGGCCGCGGCGGAGACATGGGACACGGCGATTACCGCAGATAG